The Desulfomicrobium orale DSM 12838 genome includes a window with the following:
- a CDS encoding DegT/DnrJ/EryC1/StrS family aminotransferase, whose protein sequence is MNLSAPWPYFAPDEQEAALRVLRSGRVNYWTGQECRSFEEEFAAYTGRRHAIALANGTLALELALEAFGIGAGDEVVTTCWTFIASASCAVARGARPVLADVDPVSRNVTAESIEAVLTPRTKCIVCVHLAGWPCDMEPILELARKHGLIVIEDCAQAHGARYKGRPVGSFGHAAAFSFCQDKIMTTGGEGGMLLLDDEAAFRRAWAYKDHGKSWELMNAPHSGSGFRFVHENFGTNWRMTEMQAAIGRIQLGKLDTWVARRRENAAFLVRELGKLAGVEIHVPGPDYFHAYYKFYLALDAVFLRDGWSRDRVVTEITAQGMPAFAGVCPEIYREQAFVRAGMGPAAPLPVAGSLGARSLLLLVHPTITPDDMSRYAGVVVRVLRAALRDGAAV, encoded by the coding sequence ATGAACTTATCCGCTCCCTGGCCGTATTTCGCTCCTGACGAGCAGGAGGCCGCGCTTCGTGTATTGCGGTCCGGCCGCGTCAACTACTGGACCGGGCAGGAATGCCGGTCGTTCGAGGAGGAATTCGCGGCCTATACGGGGAGGCGTCACGCTATCGCTCTGGCCAATGGGACTCTGGCCTTGGAACTGGCTCTGGAGGCCTTCGGCATTGGAGCCGGAGACGAGGTGGTCACCACCTGCTGGACGTTCATCGCTTCGGCTAGCTGCGCGGTGGCTCGGGGAGCACGTCCCGTGCTGGCCGATGTGGATCCGGTTTCGCGCAATGTGACCGCAGAAAGTATCGAGGCCGTACTCACGCCCCGGACCAAGTGTATTGTTTGCGTGCATCTGGCGGGCTGGCCTTGCGACATGGAGCCCATTTTGGAGTTGGCCCGGAAGCATGGCCTGATCGTCATCGAAGACTGCGCCCAGGCTCATGGCGCGCGCTACAAGGGGCGTCCCGTAGGTTCTTTCGGTCATGCGGCGGCGTTTTCCTTTTGTCAGGACAAAATCATGACCACGGGCGGGGAAGGCGGGATGCTGCTCCTGGATGACGAGGCGGCTTTTCGGCGGGCCTGGGCTTACAAGGACCACGGTAAAAGCTGGGAGCTCATGAATGCGCCGCATTCGGGTTCGGGCTTCCGCTTTGTGCACGAGAATTTCGGGACCAACTGGCGCATGACTGAGATGCAGGCCGCCATCGGCCGCATCCAACTGGGGAAACTGGATACTTGGGTAGCGCGACGGCGCGAAAACGCAGCATTCCTCGTCAGAGAGCTGGGCAAGCTGGCCGGTGTGGAGATACATGTGCCGGGGCCGGACTACTTTCACGCATACTATAAATTTTATCTGGCTCTCGATGCTGTATTCTTACGGGACGGCTGGAGCCGTGACCGGGTAGTGACTGAAATCACGGCCCAAGGCATGCCCGCTTTTGCCGGTGTCTGCCCGGAAATCTACCGCGAACAGGCATTTGTTCGCGCCGGAATGGGGCCGGCTGCTCCGCTGCCTGTTGCCGGCTCTCTGGGCGCGAGAAGTCTGCTTCTTCTGGTTCATCCCACCATCACCCCCGACGACATGAGCCGCTACGCCGGAGTTGTGGTCCGGGTACTGCGAGCCGCCCTGCGCGATGGGGCGGCGGTATGA
- a CDS encoding acetyltransferase, protein MHSSGICILGASGHGKVVLGILRALSLDVAGFYDDAPSLHGASVMGIPVLGSLTEFSLVERGAAVSGIGNGAIRRRIVAMCTKALWTTLVHPAAWVDPAASLDSGTVICAGAVLQPGVFVGCHAIVNTCASVDHDCLIGDFTHVCPGVHLGGNVHVGQDSWIGIGSQVIQGVRIGSNVLAGAGSTIIRDVPDNAVVMGSPARIVRYQS, encoded by the coding sequence ATGCACAGTAGTGGAATCTGTATTTTGGGGGCGAGCGGTCACGGTAAAGTCGTATTGGGGATATTGCGGGCTCTGAGCTTGGATGTTGCAGGATTTTATGACGATGCGCCATCGCTGCATGGGGCTTCGGTCATGGGTATTCCTGTCTTGGGCTCTCTGACCGAATTTTCGTTGGTGGAGCGAGGTGCGGCAGTGAGCGGTATTGGTAATGGGGCAATCAGAAGGCGCATTGTCGCCATGTGTACAAAAGCTTTGTGGACTACCTTGGTGCATCCCGCAGCTTGGGTCGATCCGGCAGCCTCGCTTGATTCTGGAACAGTCATTTGTGCCGGGGCTGTATTGCAACCCGGGGTCTTTGTGGGTTGCCATGCTATTGTTAACACGTGTGCCTCTGTGGATCATGACTGTCTTATTGGAGATTTCACACATGTTTGTCCCGGAGTCCATCTGGGCGGCAACGTACATGTTGGTCAGGACTCCTGGATTGGAATCGGCAGTCAGGTCATTCAGGGTGTGCGAATCGGCTCGAATGTTTTGGCAGGGGCTGGCTCCACGATTATTCGGGACGTGCCCGACAATGCCGTGGTCATGGGCTCTCCCGCCCGTATTGTAAGGTACCAGTCATGA
- a CDS encoding sugar transferase: MKRFLDVIFSLAFLILSAPILIVVALIVRVGLGSPIFFVQTRPGLHGRPFRMIKFRTMREAVNASGEPLADSERITSVGRSLRSMSLDELPELWNVLSGDMSLVGPRPLLMEYLPLYTSEQARRHEMRPGITGWAQVNGRNALSWEEKFSLDIWYVDNWSLSLDMKILWLTVKTVFCKKGVSASGHETMPRFTGSPDAQ, encoded by the coding sequence ATGAAACGTTTTTTGGATGTTATTTTTTCTCTGGCTTTCCTGATTTTGTCTGCCCCCATTTTAATCGTCGTGGCTTTGATCGTGCGTGTGGGGTTGGGGAGCCCTATTTTTTTTGTGCAGACGCGTCCAGGCTTGCATGGGCGTCCTTTTCGCATGATCAAATTCCGAACCATGCGCGAAGCTGTGAATGCTTCCGGTGAGCCTCTTGCCGACTCGGAGAGAATCACCTCTGTGGGGCGTTCTTTACGGAGTATGTCTTTGGACGAACTTCCCGAGCTGTGGAATGTGCTGAGTGGAGATATGAGCTTGGTAGGCCCTCGTCCACTTCTTATGGAATATCTTCCTCTCTACACGTCGGAACAGGCTCGACGGCATGAGATGCGACCCGGCATCACGGGGTGGGCCCAGGTCAATGGCCGTAATGCTTTGTCCTGGGAGGAAAAATTTTCTTTAGATATCTGGTATGTGGATAATTGGAGCTTGTCTCTGGATATGAAAATTCTGTGGCTGACGGTAAAAACTGTTTTTTGCAAAAAAGGCGTGAGTGCGTCAGGACACGAGACTATGCCTAGATTTACAGGAAGTCCGGATGCACAGTAG